Proteins found in one Zea mays cultivar B73 chromosome 1, Zm-B73-REFERENCE-NAM-5.0, whole genome shotgun sequence genomic segment:
- the LOC100281142 gene encoding AAA-ATPase ASD, mitochondrial has product MEMVGGSADAIPGLLSYGWAGLWSTLASLLFLWSMVQDHLPFQLEEQLSALARRALAAVTPYVTITIDEHDADSFGRSEAYLAAEAYLGATFAGRASRLRAELPGGSDRVSLAVDDHVEVTDAFRGARMRWRKTRTLRRGNVIAWNPREEERRAYCLTFHRRHRALVEAAYLPHVLAEGRAATVRNRQRRLYTNNASGDWGGGDDGPRAWTHVKLEHPSTFATLAMDPDRKREVVDDLDMFRDGRDYYASVGKAWKRGYLLFGPPGTGKSTMIAAMANYLGYDIYDLELTAVKSNTELRKLFIETKSKSIIVIEDIDCSIDLTGKRKKKKKDKNDTRKKKKKAPWEEEDKDEGSKVTLSGLLNFIDGLWSACGGERIIVFTTNHKDKLDPALIRRGRMDMHIEMSYCCFQGFKVLAKNYLGVQEHDGELFGDIRRLLEEVDMTPADVAENLMPRSKTKDADACLRRLVKALEEAKEAALLAAKAKQLDGIKDDEGTDDEDDSDDDGSVTSRGHPSDGDEKSAKKEEM; this is encoded by the coding sequence ATGGAGATGGTCGGCGGCAGCGCCGACGCCATCCCCGGCCTCTTGTCATACGGCTGGGCCGGGCTCTGGTCCACGCTGGCGAGCCTCCTGTTCCTGTGGTCCATGGTGCAGGACCACCTCCCTTTCCAGCTCGAGGAGCAGCTGTCCGCACTGGCGCGCCGCGCCCTCGCCGCCGTCACCCCCTACGTCACCATCACCATCGACGAGCACGACGCCGACTCCTTCGGCCGCAGCGAGGCCTACCTCGCCGCGGAGGCCTACCTGGGCGCCACCTTCGCCGGCCGCGCCAGCAGGCTCCGCGCCGAGCTCCCGGGCGGCAGCGACCGCGTCAGCCTCGCCGTCGACGACCACGTCGAGGTCACCGACGCCTTCCGCGGCGCCCGGATGCGGTGGCGCAAGACGCGGACGCTCCGCCGCGGCAACGTGATCGCCTGGAACCCGCGTGAGGAGGAGCGCCGCGCCTACTGCCTCAccttccaccgccgccaccgcgcgcTCGTCGAGGCCGCCTACCTGCCGCACGTCCTCGCCGAGGGCCGCGCCGCCACCGTCCGGAACCGCCAGCGCCGCCTCTACACCAACAACGCCAGCGGGGACtggggcggcggcgacgacgggCCCCGCGCCTGGACGCACGTCAAGCTGGAGCACCCGTCCACGTTCGCCACGCTCGCCATGGACCCGGACAGGAAGCGGGAGGTCGTCGACGACCTCGACATGTTCCGCGACGGCAGGGACTACTACGCGTCCGTGGGCAAGGCGTGGAAGCGCGGCTACCTGCTGTTCGGCCCGCCCGGCACCGGCAAGTCCACCATGATCGCCGCCATGGCCAACTACCTGGGCTACGACATCTACGACCTGGAGCTCACGGCGGTCAAGAGCAACACGGAGCTCAGGAAGCTCTTCATCGAGACCAAGAGCAAGTCCATCATCGTCATCGAGGACATCGACTGCTCCATCGACCTCACCGGCAagcgaaagaagaagaagaaggacaagAACGATactaggaagaagaagaagaaggcgccgtgggaagaagaagacaaggacgAAGGCAGCAAGGTGACTCTTTCAGGGCTCCTCAACTTCATCGACGGGCTGTGGTCGGCTTGCGGCGGCGAGCGCATCATCGTGTTCACCACCAACCACAAGGACAAGCTGGACCCGGCGCTGATCCGGCGGGGCAGGATGGACATGCACATCGAGATGTCCTACTGCTGCTTCCAGGGCTTCAAGGTGCTCGCCAAGAACTACCTGGGCGTGCAGGAGCATGACGGCGAGCTGTTCGGCGACATCCGTCGGCTGCTGGAGGAGGTGGACATGACTCCGGCGGACGTGGCAGAGAACTTGATGCCTAGGTCCAAGACCAAGGACGCCGATGCCTGTCTCCGGAGGCTCGTCAAAGCGCTCGAGGAGGCCAAGGAGGCGGCGTTGTTGGCGGCCAAAGCCAAACAACTGGACGGGATCAAGGACGATGAGGGAACCGACGATGAAGACGACAGCGATGACGATGGCAGCGTTACCAGCAGAGGTCACCCCTCCGACGGTGACGAAAAGAGTGCCAAAAAAGAGGAAATGTAA